The following coding sequences are from one Treponema parvum window:
- a CDS encoding YggT family protein — MTSIFKLLTSMISIYSFLCFIRIMLTWFPGLAYSRFAQILSSLCDPYLNLFRRLPLRFGAFDFSPLISFGVLMVASSIFGNLAMSRSITFGLFLVLALNMLLQIINSLITFFIFFLVIRLIILLIRRDSYSSIWSQIDYSINPLVFKISSLFSGGRPISYKNSLIISIFTLLAFNLGVRYIANILFSLLTRLPF; from the coding sequence ATGACATCGATATTTAAACTTCTTACTTCCATGATCAGTATATACTCTTTTTTGTGCTTCATACGCATCATGCTCACATGGTTTCCCGGACTCGCCTACAGCCGCTTTGCGCAAATACTTTCGTCCCTGTGCGATCCGTATTTAAATCTTTTCCGACGACTGCCCTTACGCTTCGGCGCTTTTGATTTTTCGCCTCTCATTTCTTTCGGCGTGCTCATGGTGGCGTCAAGTATTTTCGGAAACCTCGCCATGTCGAGGTCGATCACGTTCGGTCTGTTTTTAGTTTTGGCGCTGAACATGCTCTTACAGATTATCAATTCCCTGATAACTTTTTTTATATTTTTTCTTGTCATACGGCTTATTATCCTTCTAATACGCAGAGATTCATACTCATCCATATGGTCGCAAATAGATTATTCGATCAATCCTCTGGTCTTTAAAATATCAAGCCTGTTTTCAGGTGGAAGACCCATAAGCTATAAAAATTCTCTTATCATTTCAATTTTTACACTGCTGGCGTTTAACCTCGGAGTACGATATATTGCAAACATTTTGTTTTCGCTTTTAACCCGCCTTCCGTTTTAG
- a CDS encoding flavocytochrome c — translation MNFKKINAVASCIFLAVSAMAIAIVLSCTKKPAGETFTGIGEGNNGKIEVSITVNNGKIVDGKVVSEQETDFAKPAAAKVMAQAVKNGNADNLDIVSGATVTSKGTAQAIRQALAASKGAVAKTEKAEDTSCDIVVIGAGGAGMTAAYRAKTQGANVILLEKKGVVGGNTNSATGGLNASETVIQKKLGIEDSNEQYFQDTMKGGYNKNDPTLVRTMVNNSAAIVDYLIDIGADLTDVGKMAGSTNKRTHRPQGGAAVGPHLVKVLSAAIESAGVDLRLNSKCTGIIMQDGKAVGVTVSSEAGDYKISAKAVIIATGGFGANPDLVVSYVPSLKGFGTTNHNGATGDAIEWGKAIGADFVDMDQIQTHPTVVPGKGIMITEAVRGNGAIIVNRDGNRFCSEMSTRDVMSKAILEQKGGTAFLVFDQAVRESLKAIEGYAKKGLLTEAPTVAELAKKLGIPENALVKTLSDYAAIQKSGKDPIGRKASEMPLPLEKAPYYAVEVGPAVHHTMGGLKIDAKAEVLNTKGQPIPGVFAAGEVTGGVHGGNRLGGNAIADIEVFGKMAADSALAYIK, via the coding sequence ATGAATTTCAAAAAGATAAATGCAGTTGCATCCTGTATTTTTCTGGCAGTTTCCGCTATGGCGATAGCGATTGTCCTGTCCTGCACGAAAAAACCGGCAGGAGAAACCTTTACCGGCATCGGCGAAGGCAACAACGGAAAGATTGAAGTTTCAATCACAGTCAATAACGGAAAAATAGTGGACGGAAAAGTCGTTTCCGAACAGGAAACGGACTTTGCAAAACCTGCAGCCGCAAAAGTGATGGCGCAGGCCGTAAAAAACGGCAATGCGGATAATTTGGACATCGTTTCAGGAGCGACGGTAACGTCAAAGGGAACTGCGCAGGCGATACGTCAAGCTCTTGCCGCATCGAAGGGAGCCGTTGCCAAAACCGAAAAGGCGGAAGACACATCCTGCGACATCGTAGTGATCGGAGCGGGCGGAGCCGGAATGACAGCCGCTTACAGAGCCAAAACGCAAGGGGCAAATGTCATCCTTCTTGAGAAAAAAGGCGTAGTCGGCGGAAATACCAATTCCGCGACGGGCGGTCTTAACGCAAGCGAAACGGTAATACAAAAAAAACTGGGCATTGAAGATTCCAACGAACAGTATTTCCAAGATACCATGAAAGGCGGTTACAATAAAAACGATCCCACCCTTGTACGCACTATGGTAAATAATTCCGCCGCTATCGTAGATTATCTCATAGACATAGGAGCCGATCTTACCGACGTGGGAAAGATGGCAGGTTCGACAAACAAACGCACTCACCGTCCGCAAGGCGGAGCCGCGGTAGGCCCGCATCTTGTAAAAGTGCTAAGCGCGGCAATTGAGAGCGCCGGCGTAGACTTACGCCTTAACTCGAAATGTACGGGTATTATAATGCAGGACGGAAAGGCCGTAGGAGTAACGGTTTCGTCCGAAGCGGGCGATTATAAAATTTCGGCTAAAGCTGTAATAATCGCTACGGGAGGCTTTGGTGCAAATCCCGACCTGGTCGTCTCTTATGTTCCTTCGTTAAAGGGATTTGGCACGACTAATCACAACGGCGCTACCGGCGACGCAATCGAATGGGGCAAAGCGATCGGCGCAGACTTTGTAGACATGGATCAAATTCAAACCCATCCTACGGTAGTTCCGGGTAAGGGCATAATGATCACCGAAGCCGTACGCGGCAACGGCGCCATCATAGTAAACCGCGACGGCAATCGTTTTTGTTCCGAAATGTCTACCCGCGATGTTATGTCAAAAGCCATCCTCGAGCAAAAAGGCGGAACCGCATTCCTTGTATTCGACCAAGCGGTACGAGAGTCGCTTAAGGCAATCGAAGGCTATGCAAAAAAAGGTCTCCTGACCGAAGCTCCGACAGTCGCCGAACTCGCGAAAAAGCTCGGCATACCGGAAAACGCATTGGTAAAAACACTTTCGGATTATGCGGCAATACAAAAATCGGGTAAGGATCCGATCGGCCGAAAAGCGTCCGAAATGCCTCTTCCTTTGGAAAAAGCTCCGTATTATGCGGTTGAAGTAGGTCCTGCAGTACACCACACGATGGGCGGTCTTAAAATAGACGCAAAAGCGGAAGTTTTAAATACAAAAGGGCAGCCGATTCCCGGCGTCTTTGCAGCGGGAGAAGTTACCGGAGGCGTTCACGGCGGTAACCGCTTGGGCGGCAATGCAATCGCCGACATTGAAGTTTTCGGAAAGATGGCGGCAGACTCGGCTCTGGCGTATATAAAATAA
- a CDS encoding Gfo/Idh/MocA family protein codes for MKKIYTAALVGCGRIGFSLGFDKKREQPASHTMALKKNKRIKLVAGCDTDPVKLESWKRFVRCDKIYTDVSDMLRSCKTDIIAVAVNEEFHLSVTLDVIRSRPRLVILEKPVALNTGDAKKIYRTAKEFNVPVLVNHERRFALDYSAAANYLSEIGDIQSIRGVLCSGLRVYSPEDEKTGAYSLLHDGTHLIDIILYFLEKLSGKEKKWLLYRPSLSGVYYDMEKPVVVRNLCANYKTDVCPDVSVTISGRSKFFAFEVEITGTQGRICIGNGYMHFYKSRQSKLYTGFYSLEEDRFVRRPKRTLYFSNMVQNAVDFLDGKAPLGSSLEDGINVMAVIDEIKEGLKKENGTLGN; via the coding sequence ATGAAAAAGATTTATACGGCGGCTCTCGTAGGTTGCGGCAGAATAGGTTTTTCCCTCGGATTTGACAAAAAAAGAGAACAGCCGGCTTCCCACACTATGGCCTTAAAAAAGAATAAGAGAATTAAACTTGTAGCCGGATGCGACACGGATCCCGTAAAGCTTGAAAGTTGGAAACGTTTTGTAAGATGCGACAAAATATATACCGATGTTTCGGATATGCTGCGCTCCTGTAAGACGGATATTATCGCCGTCGCGGTAAACGAAGAATTTCACCTCTCAGTAACGCTGGACGTAATAAGATCCCGCCCGCGCTTGGTAATACTTGAAAAGCCCGTCGCGCTGAATACCGGCGACGCAAAAAAAATTTACAGGACTGCTAAGGAATTTAACGTTCCCGTGCTGGTAAACCATGAAAGAAGGTTCGCTTTGGATTATAGCGCCGCTGCAAATTATTTGAGCGAAATCGGCGATATTCAGAGTATAAGAGGCGTTTTATGTTCCGGGCTGCGGGTATATTCGCCCGAAGACGAAAAGACCGGAGCTTACAGTCTTTTGCATGACGGTACGCATTTGATAGATATAATACTTTACTTTCTTGAAAAACTTTCCGGAAAAGAAAAAAAATGGTTGCTTTATCGCCCCTCTCTTTCAGGCGTTTATTATGACATGGAAAAACCTGTCGTAGTCAGAAATCTTTGCGCCAATTACAAAACGGACGTCTGTCCCGATGTTTCCGTAACTATTTCAGGACGAAGTAAATTTTTTGCTTTCGAGGTAGAGATCACAGGTACTCAGGGACGCATATGCATAGGCAACGGCTACATGCATTTTTATAAAAGCCGACAATCCAAGCTGTATACGGGGTTTTATTCTTTGGAAGAAGACCGTTTTGTCCGCCGGCCTAAAAGAACGCTTTATTTTTCGAATATGGTACAGAATGCGGTCGATTTTTTAGACGGTAAGGCGCCTTTAGGATCGTCTTTAGAAGACGGAATAAATGTGATGGCCGTGATAGACGAAATAAAAGAAGGGCTTAAAAAAGAAAACGGCACCCTCGGAAATTGA
- the dnaE gene encoding DNA polymerase III subunit alpha: MADIKIFPEPDKDTPESNFVHLHVHSDYSLLDGASKIGTLIARAKELNMKALALTDHGNMFGVLNFEHMCRANGINPLVGEEFYLAEGSRLEKNKTPYGANYYHLVLIACNVEGYKNLAVLSSIAYTEGIYYKPRIDWPLLEKYHSGIICLSSCLAGELPQALIAGDVPKAEKIAQRYLNLFGKDHYYIEFQNHGIEEQKRIEPLLMQIAQKFGITMVATNDVHYCRKEDAEAQDALLCIGTKTLLSDKNRMKFETDQFYLKSEAEMAEIFPGHPELLTNTLKVASMCNLTIPQYSTQQLKDCLPVFQVPEGFNSQDDYMRHIVEEGLKKRYAVISPEIEQRKEYELKIIFQMGFSGYFLIVWNFIDWAKKHDIPIGPGRGSGAGSLVAYAMSITDIDPFRFKLIFERFLNPERVSMPDFDVDMCFEGRPDIIQYTRDHYGDPQVGHIVTFGTLKAKQVIADVGRVLDIPLAEVNMLKKCIPGDPKATLKDAFTPPTPEHSDNGQLIQYKDDPKYQQLFRLAYKLENINRNTGLHASGIVIGKSPLSDWVPVFKDSKTEKVAVQYTMDIIEPCGLVKMDYLGLKTLTLIKHAEHIIRKRPGLENFKADQISEEDSKTFDLFCRGDTVAVFQFESPGMQKWMKQLKPHSIEELVAMNALYRPGPMEFIQQYIDGKWHPETIHYPDPCLEDILKETYGVMVYQEQVMQVAQRIAGFSLGAADMLRRAMGKKKKDVLMEKKKEFIDGAIKNGFSEQHADEIFEIMVPFAGYGFNKSHAAAYSVVAYRTAYLKANYPAEFIAANLTNEITSTDKLPMYIAEGNSMGLTIDPPDINRSDTVFDVVDGKIVFGLMGIKGLGQKAAEVIVEERAKNGHYKNFLDFLDRVDLKSVNKRALEVLIKTGAFDNLGQNRPTLMQNMEKAVAYAEGKKRGTDNGQASLFGENSEEEFVPFIFEESEDLTKMEKLNQEKELIGCYVSGHPLDDYKKAIKECVTVTSQNIEREAKESMAEKEAYASSASGGNPWQMRNMGKTHTAMGLLMELRTINTKKGEQMAFAKLQDFNGSIDITFFPKTWQSVRGSIETDKIYAFKGKVDGSRDTPSFIVDSMEDPDSLKVRAISEVHIQLESAACTESHIQNLRDFLFGAAGSCCVYFHIDTENGPYIIKANGQITAPSTAEFIQSLESKAGVSEVWTA; this comes from the coding sequence ATGGCAGACATAAAGATTTTCCCTGAACCGGACAAAGATACGCCCGAATCGAATTTCGTTCACCTTCACGTGCATTCAGACTATTCTCTGCTTGACGGAGCTTCCAAAATCGGCACCCTCATTGCGCGCGCCAAAGAATTGAACATGAAAGCTCTCGCACTGACAGACCACGGCAACATGTTCGGAGTTTTGAATTTCGAGCACATGTGCCGCGCAAACGGGATAAATCCCCTTGTCGGCGAAGAATTTTATCTGGCGGAAGGGAGCCGCCTTGAAAAAAACAAAACTCCTTACGGAGCAAACTATTATCATCTCGTTTTAATCGCGTGCAATGTAGAAGGCTACAAAAACCTCGCCGTCCTATCCTCCATAGCCTATACGGAAGGAATTTATTACAAGCCGCGCATAGACTGGCCGCTGCTTGAAAAATATCATTCGGGAATCATCTGTCTGTCTTCCTGCCTTGCCGGGGAACTTCCGCAAGCCTTGATCGCAGGCGACGTACCTAAAGCCGAAAAAATCGCACAGCGTTATTTAAATCTGTTTGGGAAAGATCACTATTACATAGAATTTCAAAACCACGGCATTGAAGAACAAAAACGCATAGAACCTCTTTTAATGCAAATAGCGCAAAAGTTCGGCATAACCATGGTCGCGACAAACGACGTTCACTATTGCCGCAAAGAAGACGCCGAAGCCCAAGACGCGCTGCTCTGTATAGGAACGAAAACTCTTCTCAGCGATAAAAACAGGATGAAATTCGAGACCGACCAATTCTATCTTAAAAGCGAAGCTGAAATGGCCGAGATTTTTCCCGGACATCCGGAACTTCTTACAAACACATTAAAAGTCGCGTCGATGTGCAATCTCACTATTCCCCAGTACTCCACGCAGCAGTTAAAAGACTGCCTTCCCGTCTTCCAGGTTCCGGAAGGATTCAATTCGCAAGACGATTACATGCGGCACATAGTTGAAGAAGGTTTGAAAAAACGTTATGCGGTGATTTCACCTGAAATAGAACAGCGAAAAGAATACGAACTTAAGATAATATTTCAGATGGGATTTTCAGGATATTTTTTGATAGTCTGGAATTTTATCGATTGGGCAAAAAAACACGACATTCCCATAGGCCCCGGTAGAGGGTCGGGCGCCGGTTCTCTTGTGGCCTACGCAATGTCCATAACCGACATAGACCCTTTCCGTTTTAAACTTATTTTCGAGCGGTTTTTAAACCCCGAACGCGTGAGCATGCCGGACTTTGACGTCGACATGTGCTTCGAAGGAAGACCTGACATAATTCAATATACGCGCGATCACTACGGAGATCCTCAGGTAGGACACATAGTAACCTTCGGTACTCTAAAGGCAAAACAAGTTATCGCCGACGTGGGCCGAGTGCTTGACATACCGCTGGCCGAAGTAAACATGCTGAAAAAATGTATTCCTGGAGATCCCAAGGCGACGCTCAAAGACGCATTTACTCCGCCGACGCCGGAACATTCCGATAACGGGCAACTTATACAATATAAAGACGATCCTAAGTACCAGCAACTTTTCCGCCTGGCTTACAAGCTTGAAAACATAAACAGAAATACGGGCTTGCATGCGTCCGGGATTGTCATAGGCAAATCGCCGCTGTCGGATTGGGTTCCCGTATTTAAAGATTCAAAAACCGAAAAGGTGGCCGTTCAATACACTATGGACATAATCGAGCCGTGCGGCCTTGTAAAGATGGATTATCTGGGACTTAAAACGCTCACATTAATAAAGCATGCCGAACATATAATACGGAAACGTCCCGGTTTGGAGAATTTTAAAGCGGATCAAATTTCGGAAGAGGACTCCAAAACCTTCGATCTGTTCTGCCGCGGAGATACAGTCGCGGTATTTCAATTTGAAAGCCCGGGAATGCAAAAATGGATGAAGCAGCTTAAACCTCATTCCATAGAAGAACTCGTAGCTATGAATGCGCTTTACCGTCCGGGGCCGATGGAATTTATACAACAGTACATAGACGGAAAATGGCACCCCGAAACCATTCACTATCCGGATCCCTGCCTTGAAGATATATTAAAAGAAACTTACGGCGTTATGGTCTACCAGGAACAGGTAATGCAAGTAGCCCAGCGCATTGCGGGCTTTTCACTGGGTGCGGCCGACATGCTGAGGCGCGCCATGGGGAAAAAGAAAAAAGACGTCCTCATGGAAAAAAAGAAAGAATTCATAGACGGCGCAATAAAAAACGGATTTTCCGAACAGCATGCCGATGAAATTTTTGAAATCATGGTTCCGTTTGCCGGCTACGGCTTTAACAAAAGTCACGCGGCCGCATATTCCGTTGTGGCATACCGCACGGCATACCTAAAGGCAAATTATCCGGCGGAATTCATTGCGGCGAACTTGACAAACGAAATAACCAGCACGGACAAACTTCCTATGTACATTGCCGAAGGAAATTCAATGGGGCTTACGATCGATCCTCCCGACATAAACCGCTCCGACACGGTCTTCGACGTCGTGGACGGAAAGATCGTTTTCGGTCTTATGGGGATAAAAGGCCTTGGGCAAAAAGCTGCGGAAGTAATCGTCGAAGAGCGCGCCAAAAACGGACATTACAAAAATTTTTTGGATTTTCTTGACCGCGTAGATCTTAAGTCGGTAAATAAGAGGGCTCTTGAAGTGCTCATAAAAACGGGCGCTTTTGACAATCTGGGACAGAACCGTCCGACCCTCATGCAGAACATGGAAAAAGCGGTAGCCTACGCCGAAGGCAAAAAACGCGGAACCGACAACGGCCAGGCGAGCCTTTTCGGGGAAAACAGCGAAGAGGAATTCGTTCCTTTTATCTTTGAAGAAAGCGAAGATCTTACAAAGATGGAAAAACTGAACCAGGAAAAAGAACTAATAGGCTGTTACGTTTCGGGCCATCCGCTGGACGATTATAAAAAGGCTATAAAAGAATGCGTAACCGTCACTTCACAAAACATAGAACGCGAAGCGAAGGAATCCATGGCGGAAAAAGAAGCTTATGCCTCAAGCGCGTCGGGAGGAAATCCATGGCAGATGCGCAATATGGGCAAAACTCATACGGCGATGGGTTTGCTTATGGAGCTTCGCACTATAAATACTAAAAAAGGCGAACAGATGGCGTTTGCAAAATTACAGGATTTTAACGGTTCAATCGATATAACTTTTTTTCCTAAAACGTGGCAATCGGTGCGCGGCTCTATAGAAACGGATAAAATTTATGCATTTAAAGGCAAGGTGGACGGCTCAAGAGATACTCCTTCGTTTATCGTGGACAGCATGGAAGATCCGGACAGTCTAAAAGTCCGCGCAATAAGCGAAGTTCATATTCAGCTTGAATCGGCCGCTTGCACTGAATCTCACATTCAAAATTTACGTGATTTTTTATTTGGCGCTGCGGGTTCATGTTGTGTATATTTTCATATAGATACGGAAAACGGTCCGTATATTATAAAAGCAAACGGCCAAATCACGGCGCCGTCGACGGCTGAATTTATTCAAAGCCTTGAATCCAAAGCGGGAGTGTCCGAAGTGTGGACGGCCTAA
- a CDS encoding rhamnogalacturonan acetylesterase → MEQTIDSGISAAAQVLEKFLKSVKNSNGEACSGKACCKKNPSNLESPENSGHSGGLGKSRRKRIFLAGDSTVGPFKDPFFIPRNGYGMKMQDMIDAEKAEVVNFAISGRSSKSFLIEKNYSALIKYIGSGDYLLICFGHNDEKPDKERYSNAEGAKEDEGSFKYFLYEKYILPALSAGAEPVLCTPIVRRSPEGIYAGEKIHITQGAQGFPGGDYPKAIRELAAQTGVTLIDNTAMTKCLYERIGAEQSAKFHAQETESFDTLDNTHLNSYGAKIIARMVVEDLARRDSVFANLVLPRNFTPFN, encoded by the coding sequence GTGGAACAAACAATCGATTCGGGAATTTCGGCGGCCGCTCAAGTTTTGGAAAAATTTCTTAAAAGCGTGAAAAATTCCAACGGCGAAGCTTGTAGCGGCAAAGCTTGCTGCAAAAAAAATCCGTCTAACCTTGAGAGCCCTGAAAATTCAGGACATTCAGGTGGGCTTGGCAAGTCCCGCCGGAAGCGTATCTTTTTAGCCGGAGACTCTACCGTAGGTCCATTTAAAGACCCGTTTTTTATTCCGCGTAACGGATACGGGATGAAGATGCAGGACATGATAGACGCTGAAAAAGCGGAGGTCGTAAATTTTGCGATTTCAGGCAGAAGCTCGAAAAGTTTTTTGATTGAAAAAAATTATTCCGCATTGATTAAATATATCGGAAGCGGCGACTACTTATTGATCTGTTTCGGTCATAATGACGAAAAACCGGACAAAGAAAGGTATTCGAATGCCGAGGGGGCTAAAGAAGACGAAGGTTCTTTTAAATATTTTTTATATGAAAAATATATATTGCCCGCCCTCTCTGCTGGTGCGGAGCCCGTTTTGTGCACGCCGATCGTGCGCCGCTCGCCGGAGGGAATTTACGCGGGTGAGAAAATTCATATCACACAAGGCGCGCAAGGTTTTCCCGGCGGAGATTATCCTAAAGCGATCCGTGAACTTGCAGCTCAGACGGGCGTGACACTCATCGACAATACGGCAATGACAAAGTGCCTTTATGAAAGGATCGGCGCCGAGCAGAGCGCAAAATTTCACGCGCAGGAAACCGAAAGTTTTGATACGTTGGATAATACGCATTTGAATTCTTACGGGGCAAAAATTATCGCACGCATGGTAGTAGAGGATCTCGCCCGTAGGGACTCGGTTTTTGCAAATCTTGTGCTCCCGCGAAATTTTACACCTTTTAATTGA
- a CDS encoding IMP dehydrogenase — protein sequence MAHYFEEPSHTFGEYLLVPGYSSADCIPGNVSLQTPLVKFNKKSGEKSPLYLNIPMVSAIMQSVSDDNMAVALAREGGLSFIFGSQTIERQAEMVAKVKSYKAGFVKSDSNIRPEQSLKELEELTKRTGHSTVAVTEDGTSNGKLAGIITDRDYRINYCPPDAKVLDYMTPFKDMITAEEGISLSDANDLIWKHKINQLPVIDKKGNLQYLVFRKDYSSHEQHPLELLDKKHRYLVGAGINTRDYMERVPDLIKAGADVFCLDSSEGFSEWQKRALRDLHKKYGDKIKIGAGNVVDAEGFNFLAEAGADFIKVGIGGGSICITREQKGIGRGQATAIIEVAKARDEWYRRTGEYIPVCSDGGIVHDYHITLALAMGADFVMLGRYFARFDESPTSKLMVNGNYVKEYWGEGSNRARNWQRYDLGGTRELAFEEGVDSYVPYAGRLHDGVGITTSKIIHTMCNCGALSIPELQEKAKLTLISQASISEGSAHDVIVKNTSIHAE from the coding sequence ATGGCACATTATTTTGAAGAACCTTCCCACACCTTCGGCGAATATCTTTTGGTTCCCGGGTACTCTTCCGCCGACTGTATTCCCGGAAACGTTTCGCTTCAAACTCCTTTGGTAAAATTCAATAAAAAATCCGGCGAAAAAAGCCCTCTCTATTTGAATATTCCCATGGTATCCGCAATAATGCAGTCCGTTTCGGACGATAATATGGCCGTAGCGCTTGCACGCGAAGGCGGACTTTCGTTCATATTCGGATCGCAAACAATCGAGCGTCAAGCGGAAATGGTTGCGAAAGTAAAATCTTACAAAGCGGGTTTTGTAAAATCCGATTCAAACATACGCCCCGAGCAGTCGCTAAAAGAGCTTGAAGAATTGACAAAACGCACGGGCCATTCGACAGTGGCAGTCACCGAAGACGGAACGTCAAACGGAAAACTCGCAGGAATCATCACCGACCGCGATTACCGCATAAATTATTGTCCGCCGGATGCGAAAGTTCTCGACTACATGACGCCTTTTAAGGACATGATCACGGCGGAAGAAGGAATTTCTTTGAGCGACGCAAACGATCTTATATGGAAGCACAAAATAAACCAACTGCCGGTAATAGATAAAAAAGGAAACTTGCAATATCTGGTTTTCAGAAAAGATTATTCCTCACACGAACAACATCCTTTGGAACTTCTGGACAAAAAACATCGTTATCTTGTAGGAGCGGGAATAAATACGCGCGACTATATGGAAAGAGTTCCCGATCTTATAAAAGCCGGAGCAGACGTCTTTTGTCTTGATTCTTCGGAAGGATTTTCCGAATGGCAAAAAAGGGCATTGCGTGATCTGCATAAAAAATACGGCGATAAAATAAAGATCGGAGCCGGAAACGTGGTCGACGCCGAAGGTTTTAATTTTTTAGCTGAGGCCGGAGCCGATTTTATAAAAGTAGGAATAGGCGGCGGCTCCATCTGCATAACTAGAGAACAAAAAGGAATAGGCCGGGGGCAAGCGACGGCGATCATCGAAGTAGCGAAGGCTCGCGATGAATGGTACAGGCGCACAGGAGAATATATTCCCGTATGCTCCGACGGCGGCATAGTTCATGATTACCATATTACATTGGCGCTCGCCATGGGAGCCGACTTTGTGATGCTCGGCCGCTACTTTGCGCGTTTTGACGAAAGCCCTACGAGCAAACTTATGGTAAATGGAAACTACGTAAAAGAATATTGGGGAGAAGGATCCAACAGAGCTCGCAACTGGCAGCGCTATGATCTGGGCGGGACAAGAGAACTTGCATTTGAAGAAGGCGTCGACAGCTATGTTCCCTATGCGGGACGCTTGCATGACGGCGTAGGAATTACCACCAGCAAGATAATACACACTATGTGCAACTGCGGCGCCCTTTCCATTCCCGAACTTCAGGAAAAGGCTAAGCTGACCCTGATATCACAGGCGTCCATAAGCGAAGGTTCCGCTCATGACGTAATAGTAAAAAATACGTCCATACACGCAGAATAA
- a CDS encoding glycine hydroxymethyltransferase, translating into MPTPIEKYLTLCKGKPNPAMLAYVANLQQVAAVGPEIASDIVKELCTQRAHLKLIASENYCSLNVQSAMGNVLTDKYAEGYPEHRYYGGCENVDSVESTAADEAAALFNADYAYVQPHSGCDANLVAFWAVLTQKIEMPTLETLKLKSVSEMTAKQWETLRKKLGNQRIMGLDYYSGGHLTHGYRMNVSAKMFESHPYTVDPKTGLLDYDAIEKQAMEVKPLILLAGFSAYPRAINFHRFREIADKCGAVLMVDMAHFAGLVAGKVFTGNFDPVKWADIVTSTNHKTLRGPRGAFILCKKEFADAVNKGCPMVLGGPLSNIMAAKAIAFKEARTPAYKEYAHNVRNNAAALAEECKKLGMVLQTGGTDNHLMLIDTTTYGLTGKQAEAALFKCGVTLNANALPFDKNGPWWTSGIRVGTPAVTTLGMKYTDMKEIAAIIDLVLKGTKPGVTKDGKPAKGKIVIDAKVEAEGKKRVKKLLSKHVLYPELDLDFLIKEFVV; encoded by the coding sequence ATGCCTACACCTATTGAAAAATATCTTACTTTATGCAAAGGCAAGCCTAATCCTGCAATGCTTGCCTATGTGGCTAACCTTCAGCAGGTTGCCGCCGTCGGGCCTGAAATTGCGTCCGACATCGTAAAAGAGCTTTGCACTCAGCGCGCTCATTTAAAACTTATTGCGAGCGAAAATTATTGTTCTCTTAACGTTCAATCTGCGATGGGAAACGTTTTAACGGATAAATACGCCGAAGGCTACCCCGAACATCGATATTACGGGGGATGCGAAAACGTCGATTCCGTCGAAAGCACCGCTGCGGACGAAGCGGCCGCCTTGTTCAACGCCGATTACGCCTATGTTCAACCCCATTCGGGTTGCGACGCAAATCTTGTCGCTTTTTGGGCTGTTTTAACGCAGAAAATCGAAATGCCCACCCTTGAAACTCTTAAGCTTAAGAGTGTTTCCGAAATGACGGCAAAGCAATGGGAAACCCTGCGTAAAAAACTCGGCAATCAGCGCATAATGGGACTCGATTATTATTCCGGGGGACATTTAACGCACGGTTACCGCATGAATGTTTCAGCCAAAATGTTTGAAAGTCATCCTTACACGGTAGACCCTAAGACGGGATTGCTTGATTACGATGCGATAGAAAAACAGGCAATGGAAGTTAAACCGCTTATACTTCTGGCGGGATTTTCAGCCTATCCCCGCGCTATAAATTTTCACCGTTTCAGAGAAATAGCGGACAAGTGCGGAGCGGTTCTCATGGTGGATATGGCGCACTTTGCGGGGCTCGTCGCCGGAAAAGTATTTACGGGGAATTTCGATCCTGTAAAATGGGCTGATATAGTAACTTCCACGAACCACAAAACCCTTCGCGGTCCGAGAGGCGCTTTTATACTTTGCAAAAAAGAATTTGCCGACGCCGTCAACAAAGGCTGCCCCATGGTTTTGGGAGGCCCCCTTTCCAACATTATGGCTGCGAAGGCCATCGCCTTTAAGGAAGCGCGCACGCCTGCTTACAAAGAATATGCGCATAATGTGAGAAACAACGCGGCCGCCTTGGCTGAAGAATGCAAAAAACTCGGTATGGTTTTACAGACGGGCGGAACGGATAATCATCTTATGCTTATCGATACTACGACGTACGGATTGACGGGAAAACAGGCGGAAGCCGCGCTGTTTAAGTGCGGTGTTACTCTTAACGCCAACGCCTTACCGTTTGATAAAAACGGTCCGTGGTGGACAAGCGGAATACGAGTCGGAACGCCTGCAGTAACAACCTTGGGCATGAAATACACCGACATGAAGGAAATTGCGGCGATAATCGACTTGGTACTTAAAGGAACCAAACCCGGAGTTACAAAAGACGGAAAGCCGGCTAAAGGCAAGATCGTTATTGACGCAAAAGTTGAAGCCGAAGGCAAAAAGCGCGTAAAAAAATTGCTTTCAAAGCATGTCCTGTATCCCGAATTGGATTTGGATTTTTTGATCAAAGAATTTGTCGTATAA